The Nonlabens sp. Hel1_33_55 genome contains the following window.
TAATGCATGCTTTAAGATGTTTATCATCCTGTCCTACTGGTCTAGCATAACCAGTATCTACAACGTTTTTAGTTAAAAATATGGGTGACATATTTCCAGGTCCAAAAGGTTCCATTTGCTTTAAAATCCTGTAGAATTTAGGAGAAATGGAGTTCAATGGCAGCTGTAGATCGATTGTAATTTCTTCCGTTCGATCTTGATTTTTTATGGTAGCGCAGACGACTTCTTCAAATCGGTTTTTGAAGGATTCATAATTCTCTTCTTTCAGAGTGAGTCCAGCAGCATATTTGTGGCCACCATATTGCTCAATAAACTCAGAACATTGTTCAATGGCATTGTACACATCAAAGCCTTTAACACTGCGTACACTTGCCGCTAGTTTGTCACCGCTTTTTGTAAAAACAACCGTTGGCCTGTAATAGGTTTCAATTAACCTAGAGGCAACGATCCCAATGACTCCTTTATGCCATTCTGGATCATAGACAACAGTTGAAAATCCTTCTACCTCATCATTGCAAATAATCTGTTCCAGCGCCGCATCTGTAATCCATTTGTCGGTCTCTTTACGGTCCGTGTTGTTTTGTTCAATGGCTTTGGCGAGTGTGACTGCCGTTTCAAGATCTTCTGCCGTTAACAATTCGACAGCATATAAGCCGTGCTTCATTCTTCCTGCCGCATTGATACGAGGTGCGATGGTAAAAACTACATCTGTAGAAGTTAGACTAGGTTTATTAAGCTGTGAGATAATCGCTTGAAATCCTGGTCGCGGGCACGTATTGATTACATGAAGGCCGTGATAGGCCAGTATCCTATTCTCATCCACCATGGGAACAATATCTGCACCTATGGCAGTTGCAACAAGATCCAAATATGGAATCAACACCTCAAAATCCCAGCCTTTAGTTATAGTGATGGCCTGACACAGTTTGAAGCCTACACCACAACCACACAACTCGTCAAATGGGTAGTCGCAGTCAAGCCTTTTAGGGTCTAAAACCGCAACGGCATCTGGTAGATGTTTTCCTGGTCTGTGGTGATCACATATGATGAAATCGATTCCTTTTTCATTTGCATAGGCCACCTTATCAATAGCCTTGACACCACAATCCAATGCTATGATCAGGGAAAAATCATTGTCTGCCGCATAGTCGATCCCTTGAAAACTCACCCCATAACCTTCTTCATAACGGTCTGGTATATAAGTAGAAACCTGAGGATAAAAACTCTTCAAGAAGGTTGACATTAATGCCACACTGGTAGTGCCATCTACATCATAATCACCGTAGACTAAGATGTTTTCGCCGTGCTCCACAGCTTTCAAAATACGTTCTACGGCCACTTGCATGTCTGCCATTAAGAATGGATCGTGAAGTTCTTTTAGAGATGGCCTGAAGAAGGATTTCGCTTTCGCGAAAGCGTCAATACCACGTTGCACCAACAAACCAGCCAGCACCGGATCTATATTAAGATCTGCTGCAAGTTGCTGCTGTTTGTTACTATCAGGAATTGGTTTAAGAGTCCAGCGCAAAGATTAGTTTTTAAAATTTTGATTCTGATCAGCCTGCGATCCATCATCCTTTTTTGAATCTTTTTCATTCAACTCAATCCTGGTTCTAGAGAAACTATCGGGATAATTTGCCTGTATAAATGTGATCATCTTTTCACGCACAAGAACGCGCAAATCCCAAGCTGTTGGCGAATTAATAGCGCTAACAAGAATCCTGGATTCCACAGAAAATTCCTTGGAATCAGTCACCTGTAGAACGTTTACTTTTCCATCCCATAAATCGGTAGATTCAAGCACTCTAGTCAATTCTGAACGCAATTCTTCAAACGGAATACTATAATCTGTATAAAGAAAAACGGTTCCTATAATGTCTGAGCTATTCTTAGTCCAGTTCTGGAATGGTTTCTCAAGAAAATAACTAGAAGGTAATACCAGACGTCTTTTATCCCAGATTCTGACCACTACATATGTCAGATTGATTTCTTCAATCCAGCCCCATTCGCCTTCAACCACAACGGCATCACCTAATCTAAAAGGCTGCGTTATCGCAATCTGAATTCCTGCGAGTAGCGCACCAACCATTTTTTGGGCAGAAAGGCCTATGATTATTCCAGCAACACCAGCTGATGCAAACAATCCAATACCTATGTCCCTTATACTTTCAAATGAGATAAGAATTAATCCTGTGGCAACAAGAAACGTGACAAAAATCAAGATCTTTTCAAGGATCGCGACTTGAGTGTGGACTTTTCGTGCTCTTAGATTATCGTCTTCAGTGACATCAAATCTCTTCAAAAAGCGTCGTTTGAGTTTCCTGATAACGAATATGAACAGAAAGGCCAGACCAACGATTATAAAGTTCCTGCTTTGGGAGGCAAGAAAAGAAATGTCATTCTCAAAAAAGGAGTTGAGCCAGGCAATGATAGGCTTGATCAATATTCCTATAATAAAAAAGAACAAGCCAGCTGTTAGGGCTAGACGGTTGCGCATAGATAATTTTTAAAAAGTATAAAGATAACAGACCTATAAGGAAACCTATAATTTATCTAACTTTCAATAATTCAATATGCCAAAAATATGCCTTTAGTAACACCATTATCGCCTGAACACGATCCAGAAACCAAAGAACTTGCAGCGTTCTTTAATGAAACGTTGGGCTTTTGCCCTAACTCTGTTCTTACCATGCAACGCAGGCCAGCCATTTCAAAAGCTTTTATCAACCTGAACAAAGCTGTGATGGCAAATGAAGGTCGTGTTACAAGTGCACTTAAAAGAATGATCGCATGGGTTTCCAGTAATGCTACTGGTTGTAGGTATTGTCAGGCACATGCGATAAGAGCTGCAGAACGCTATGGCGCAGAACAAGAACAATTAGATAATATCTGGGAATACAGAACGCATCCCGCATTTTCTGAGGCAGAGCGTGCCGCGCTGGATTTTTCTCTAGCCGCAAGTCAGGTTCCTAATGCTGTTGATGATTCCATCAAAAAACGCCTACACCAATATTGGGATGAAGGTGAGATCGTAGAAATGTTGGGAGTTATTTCTCTTTTCGGCTATTTAAATAGATGGAATGATAGCATGGCAACTACTCTGGAAGATGATGCTATTCATAGTGGCAATCAGTTTCTAGGTAAACATGGCTTTGAAGTTGGGAAGCATCAGTAGTTATTTAGTCATCACTACACGCTGGGTGCTACCATTAACATCATACTCAATGATAAAATTCTCACCTTCAACAAACCCTATTCCAGTGAAAGAATCTGTAGTGATTAGATAAACACCCGCGGCCGTTTTACGACCAGTACCTATTAAAACTTCTTCTTTAAAAATTTCAAAGTTATCTTTTGAATCATCAAACTTTAGAGCGTATCCTGTACTTGAAGTGTCTTTGAAGTCTATATCTGTTTTAGATTCTGGTAAAGAGTTTGAAGATCCTTTTAGATCATCTGTAGTTATTTCTATGCTCTCCTCTATTATTTCATTCGTTGAATCTATATCAG
Protein-coding sequences here:
- the recJ gene encoding single-stranded-DNA-specific exonuclease RecJ yields the protein MRWTLKPIPDSNKQQQLAADLNIDPVLAGLLVQRGIDAFAKAKSFFRPSLKELHDPFLMADMQVAVERILKAVEHGENILVYGDYDVDGTTSVALMSTFLKSFYPQVSTYIPDRYEEGYGVSFQGIDYAADNDFSLIIALDCGVKAIDKVAYANEKGIDFIICDHHRPGKHLPDAVAVLDPKRLDCDYPFDELCGCGVGFKLCQAITITKGWDFEVLIPYLDLVATAIGADIVPMVDENRILAYHGLHVINTCPRPGFQAIISQLNKPSLTSTDVVFTIAPRINAAGRMKHGLYAVELLTAEDLETAVTLAKAIEQNNTDRKETDKWITDAALEQIICNDEVEGFSTVVYDPEWHKGVIGIVASRLIETYYRPTVVFTKSGDKLAASVRSVKGFDVYNAIEQCSEFIEQYGGHKYAAGLTLKEENYESFKNRFEEVVCATIKNQDRTEEITIDLQLPLNSISPKFYRILKQMEPFGPGNMSPIFLTKNVVDTGYARPVGQDDKHLKACITSDKTSTDRFNAIGFNMGDKLNSINNDQSFDIAYSIDENTWNNQTSLQLRLRDIH
- a CDS encoding mechanosensitive ion channel family protein — translated: MRNRLALTAGLFFFIIGILIKPIIAWLNSFFENDISFLASQSRNFIIVGLAFLFIFVIRKLKRRFLKRFDVTEDDNLRARKVHTQVAILEKILIFVTFLVATGLILISFESIRDIGIGLFASAGVAGIIIGLSAQKMVGALLAGIQIAITQPFRLGDAVVVEGEWGWIEEINLTYVVVRIWDKRRLVLPSSYFLEKPFQNWTKNSSDIIGTVFLYTDYSIPFEELRSELTRVLESTDLWDGKVNVLQVTDSKEFSVESRILVSAINSPTAWDLRVLVREKMITFIQANYPDSFSRTRIELNEKDSKKDDGSQADQNQNFKN
- a CDS encoding carboxymuconolactone decarboxylase family protein → MPLVTPLSPEHDPETKELAAFFNETLGFCPNSVLTMQRRPAISKAFINLNKAVMANEGRVTSALKRMIAWVSSNATGCRYCQAHAIRAAERYGAEQEQLDNIWEYRTHPAFSEAERAALDFSLAASQVPNAVDDSIKKRLHQYWDEGEIVEMLGVISLFGYLNRWNDSMATTLEDDAIHSGNQFLGKHGFEVGKHQ